From Falsibacillus albus, a single genomic window includes:
- a CDS encoding ABC transporter permease subunit: MRKVLDVAIRFVLSCTGIILIGALPPFLAGLQRKTLDWGIYWASLKEIVYSIVHVQDVTYMYLQTEKPLFPFMLEPVMYSLSVMLGAFVLACTAALLMTIITILFNYRVRRFIKIIFYIFESIPDILIIFIAQLSVIFIFQKSGILLMDIAALDKQKIYLLPIVCLSILPTVQLFRLSMIVFEEELNKDYVLLARSIGLKKLFIVIVHIFRNAVISVFFQSKKTVWFMLSNLFILEYLFNMGGVTLFMMESLNPKIFTITLIAFFIPIFIFYTVGEWLIKRKITGGESIS, from the coding sequence ATGAGAAAAGTACTAGACGTTGCCATACGGTTTGTCCTTTCCTGTACAGGGATTATCCTCATAGGTGCATTGCCGCCTTTTTTAGCTGGGCTGCAGCGGAAAACGCTGGATTGGGGGATTTATTGGGCATCTTTGAAAGAGATAGTATATTCCATCGTTCATGTGCAGGATGTGACCTATATGTACTTGCAGACGGAGAAGCCATTATTCCCTTTTATGCTTGAACCTGTAATGTATTCCTTGTCGGTGATGCTCGGCGCCTTTGTCCTTGCCTGCACGGCCGCTTTATTGATGACCATCATCACGATTTTGTTCAACTACCGCGTAAGAAGGTTCATAAAAATCATTTTCTACATATTTGAGTCGATTCCTGATATTTTGATCATTTTCATTGCCCAACTGTCTGTCATTTTTATCTTTCAAAAAAGCGGCATCCTGCTGATGGACATTGCGGCACTGGATAAACAGAAGATTTACTTGCTTCCGATCGTCTGCCTGTCGATTTTACCGACCGTTCAGCTATTCCGCCTGAGCATGATCGTTTTTGAAGAAGAGTTGAATAAAGACTATGTCCTGTTGGCAAGATCTATCGGATTAAAAAAACTTTTCATTGTCATTGTTCATATTTTCCGGAATGCAGTCATCAGCGTCTTCTTTCAATCCAAGAAGACTGTTTGGTTCATGCTTTCCAATCTATTTATCTTAGAGTATCTATTCAATATGGGGGGAGTCACCCTTTTCATGATGGAAAGCTTAAATCCAAAGATATTCACGATAACGTTGATTGCGTTCTTTATCCCTATATTCATCTTTTATACAGTCGGAGAGTGGCTCATTAAACGAAAAATAACAGGTGGTGAATCAATTTCATGA